The sequence CTCAAGATGGAAGACTGTTACAGGAATATTGATGCCATTAATTTCGTTAAATGTCTTTGGTGGAGCAATGCTTAGCTTTGTTTACTCTATGAGCGAAACAAGCGTGGGAATAACCCTAGGTTCAATCAACATGGATCAAGCCCCAATAACAGCATTCATGAAAGAAGTCTTAATGTCAGCTGCAGGTAGTATCAACATAGCAGCGGCATTAGGTGTATTATTGATAGTTGTGCAGATCACGGCAATCGTTGTTGTGAACATTATCACAAAGCAAAGATATTCATTTATTGGATTAACATGAGGTGAGAAAATGGTCGAGGTTAAACTTGAGAACATAGTAAAAACATTTGGTGAAACCGTTGCACTAAAGGGTATTGATCTCCATATAAAACACGGAGAGTTATTTACTCTCCTCGGACCAAGCGGTTGTGGAAAATCAACCACCTTGAGAATAATAGCAGGTTTAGATTTTCCTGACAGTGGACAATTACATTTTGATGACGAGGATGTCACCTACAAAAGTTCAAGTGAAAGAGGTGCCGTTTTGGTCTTCCAAAACTACGCCTTGTGGCCCCATATGACAGTATATGACAACGTGGCATATGGACTCAAGGTAAAAAAGCTTCCCAAACAAGAAATCGAAAAAAAGGTAAAATGGGCGCTTGAACTGGTTAAGCTCCAAGGTTATGAAGATAGATATCCAACCCAGCTGAGTGGAGGCCAACAACAAAGAGTAGCAATAGCAAGGGCTCTCGTAGTTGAACCTAAGCTTCTACTCTTAGATGAGCCTCTCTCAAACTTGGATGCAAAGCTTAGACTTGAAATGAGGTCTGAAATAAGGAGAATCCAAAGAGAACTCGGAATCACAGTTATCTACGTTACCCATGATCAAGAAGAGGCTATGGCAATAAGTGATAGAATCGCAGTAATGAATATAGGTCAAATAGAGCAAGTAGGAACTCCAAAAGAGATATATGAACAGCCTAAAACAGAATTTGTTGCTTCTTTCATGGGTAAGACCAACGTAATCCCAGCGGAAGTCGTGGAAAGAGATGGGGACAAAGTAACAGTAGAGTTTGAAGGATTCAGGCTCGATGGCCTAACTTATACCGGAGAGAACGATAAAGTTGTGGTGGTCATAAGACCTGAACGTATCAGCCTACACCCCATCGAAAACGCTGTTTCAATAACTGGAAAAGTAGATCTAATAGAGTACTATGGCTTTTTCATCGAGGTCGTTGGACTATTTGGAGAGAGGAGAATAATAGCTAGGACAATAAATGATAGGGACGTTATAGGTCTGAGACCCCAAGGAGATGTCACCTTCTACATAGAGAGAGAAGACATCCTTGTACTTCCTAAGACTCTCTAGTTTTTCTCCTTTTATTGGAGGTCTTAGAATGGAAATGTTTGAAGAAGGCAAAGTGTATGAACTTCTTTTAGTCACAAAATCCAATGTAACCCCAGTGGGTGTTGTTAAAAAAGGAAACAAGTTCCATTTTAAACTATTTGAAGGAAAAAGTGCCAAAGATATAAGAGAACACCCTTATGGCGTACTCCATATAACTTGGGATGTGGATATATTAGTAAGAACTGCTCTTAACTTACCCTGTGAATTAGAATGGGAGGATTCCAAAACAATTCCTTTAAAGAAAATAAAGAACTTGCCCAACATAGAAGGAAAAATAGAATTCCAAGAAGACTTGATAAAAGACAGTCTTGGAGAAGCTCGAATCCTGAGATGTTCACTAATCCCTTCAAGAATCGAGGTGTTCCCAGTTTCCAATCCCCCTCTTAGTAGAGCAGATTTTTACCTTCTTGAGATGGCAATAAACCTAACTAGACTGTATGTGGCAACAAGAAAACTAAACGTGAAGGAAGCTCAAAATATATATTCAAAGATATGGGTTGAATATAGAACCTACAAACGACTTGGAGGCAAAAATAAACTTGCAGAAAAGATTATGGGGTTTGCTACGGCAGCTTTAAGATGGAATCCTTGAAGTATTTCAAACAACAATTTTTTAATGTTTGAGATCGCTATTATTTTGGTGGTGCTATGAGAAGAATAG comes from Thermococcus sp. EP1 and encodes:
- a CDS encoding ABC transporter ATP-binding protein, giving the protein MVEVKLENIVKTFGETVALKGIDLHIKHGELFTLLGPSGCGKSTTLRIIAGLDFPDSGQLHFDDEDVTYKSSSERGAVLVFQNYALWPHMTVYDNVAYGLKVKKLPKQEIEKKVKWALELVKLQGYEDRYPTQLSGGQQQRVAIARALVVEPKLLLLDEPLSNLDAKLRLEMRSEIRRIQRELGITVIYVTHDQEEAMAISDRIAVMNIGQIEQVGTPKEIYEQPKTEFVASFMGKTNVIPAEVVERDGDKVTVEFEGFRLDGLTYTGENDKVVVVIRPERISLHPIENAVSITGKVDLIEYYGFFIEVVGLFGERRIIARTINDRDVIGLRPQGDVTFYIEREDILVLPKTL
- a CDS encoding DUF447 domain-containing protein, whose amino-acid sequence is MEMFEEGKVYELLLVTKSNVTPVGVVKKGNKFHFKLFEGKSAKDIREHPYGVLHITWDVDILVRTALNLPCELEWEDSKTIPLKKIKNLPNIEGKIEFQEDLIKDSLGEARILRCSLIPSRIEVFPVSNPPLSRADFYLLEMAINLTRLYVATRKLNVKEAQNIYSKIWVEYRTYKRLGGKNKLAEKIMGFATAALRWNP